The Montipora capricornis isolate CH-2021 chromosome 6, ASM3666992v2, whole genome shotgun sequence genome has a window encoding:
- the LOC138053912 gene encoding uncharacterized protein has product MAERRLFLLKKRLLQDSKLLDGYKATMENYLDKGHARRVPDHEMNAHDKPLWYLPHHPEFNKPGKTRVVFDCAAKYGGTSLNDQLLSGPDLTNSIVGVLTRFRENPVALAADIECMFDQVRVPPADRDAFRFLWWPNSDLSQDPVDHRMEVHLFGATSSPSCSNFALRKTAQDNKDEFAEDIVKNVKRNFYVDDCLKSVESSERAVDLAVQLRNLLAKGGFRLTKWLCNRPEVLESIPKDERALSVLDLDLDKDKLPLQRALGLKWDMESDKFTFTAVLKDKPSTRRGILSLTSSIYDPLGFLVPIILPAKKLLQDLCKQKLGWDDPVSKVESQRWEIWKEKLPSLAGMGVNRCVRPIDF; this is encoded by the coding sequence ATGGCAGAACGGCGGCTTTTCCTGCTGAAAAAAAGGTTACTGCAAGACAGCAAACTCCTTGATGGTTACAAAGCTACCATGGAAAACTACTTGGACAAAGGACATGCAAGAAGAGTGCCTGATCACGAGATGAATGCTCACGATAAGCCATTGTGGTATTTGCCCCATCATCCGGAGTTTAACAAGCCAGGGAAGACGAGAGTGGTTTTTGATTGTGCAGCAAAATATGGAGGGACTAGTCTGAACGATCAACTTCTCAGTGGACCAGATTTAACCAATTCCATTGTCGGTGTGTTAACGAGATTCCGCGAAAACCCAGTTGCGTTAGCAGCGGACATAGAGTGTATGTTCGACCAAGTCAGAGTGCCGCCTGCTGACCGAGATGCGTTTAGATTTTTGTGGTGGCCAAACAGCGACCTCAGCCAGGATCCAGTCGACCATCGTATGGAGGTCCACCTCTTTGGCGCCACGTCGTCACCGAGTTGTTCTAATTTTGCATTAAGAAAAACAGCACAAGATAACAAAGATGAATTTGCCGAGGACATCGTGAAGAACGTTAAAAGAAATTTCTACGTAGATGACTGCCTCAAGTCGGTTGAATCCTCTGAAAGAGCTGTTGACCTAGCTGTTCAGCTTCGCAATCTTCTTGCAAAAGGCGGTTTCAGGCTTACAAAATGGCTATGTAATAGACCGGAAGTCTTGGAATCCATTCCAAAAGATGAAAGAGCTCTATCGGTGCTGGATCTCGATTTGGACAAAGACAAACTTCCCCTTCAGCGAGCGCTAGGGCTCAAGTGGGACATGGAGAGTGATAAGTTTACCTTTACTGCGGTTCTCAAAGACAAGCCAAGTACCCGAAGAGGCATACTTTCCCTAACAAGTTCTATTTATGATCCACTTGGGTTCCTAGTGCCAATCATCCTACCAGCAAAGAAATTGTTGCAAGATCTATGTAAACAAAAACTAGGATGGGATGATCCAGTCAGCAAAGTGGAAAGTCAAAGGTGGGAAATATGGAAGGAGAAGTTGCCCAGTCTAGCAGGAATGGGAGTAAACAGATGCGTTAGGCCGATCGACTTTTGA
- the LOC138053911 gene encoding uncharacterized protein, protein MTDVESKIHCAFLMGKSRLAHLKPMTVPRLELLAAVLAVQINKTLVEELDIPVTRSIFWTDSTCVLQYIRNTSKRFHTFVANRLAVIHENSKPHQWRHVRSDLNPADDASRGLTIEEMHAKDRWFGGPQFLRQKEEFWPPDLILCQPELTDEDPEIKRTVQLRCLALTNSQEVDVVSRLIERYSSWEKLRKAIAWILRFKIWFIGRYLRSPAAATGTTSSVLSVEEVCSAEKEIFKHVQRSVFPEVIKALQQLDQSHPPREVNSKLKNSTIPSSMRKLHPQLDDSGILRVGGRLENAQVNYEIKHPIIMPYRHRVTELIILQHHQQVGHLGQEYVLSSLRQLYWIIKGRSAVRRVIRDCFLCKKLGAIKGEQLMANLPKE, encoded by the coding sequence ATGACAGATGTTGAGAGCAAGATCCATTGTGCGTTTCTCATGGGAAAGTCGCGCCTGGCCCACCTGAAACCTATGACTGTTCCGAGACTGGAATTATTAGCCGCTGTTCTTGCCGTCCAGATAAACAAGACACTGGTTGAAGAGCTTGACATTCCAGTAACACGATCGATATTTTGGACTGACTCCACTTGCGTTCTCCAGTATATAAGAAACACATCGAAGAGATTTCACACATTTGTAGCTAACCGGCTGGCTGTCATTCATGAGAATTCCAAACCCCACCAATGGAGGCACGTTAGATCGGACCTTAACCCTGCAGATGATGCAAGCAGAGGCCTCACAATAGAAGAAATGCATGCGAAAGACAGATGGTTCGGAGGTCCTCAGTTCTTAAGGCAGAAAGAAGAATTCTGGCCCCCTGATCTCATCCTCTGTCAACCGGAATTAACAGATGAAGATCCAGAAATCAAACGTACCGTGCAACTTCGCTGTTTAGCGTTAACAAATAGTCAAGAAGTAGACGTTGTCTCAAGATTGATCGAACGATATTCTTCATGGGAGAAACTGAGAAAGGCCATAGCTTGGATTCTGCGATTCAAAATTTGGTTCATTGGAAGGTACCTTAGAAGTCCTGCTGCTGCTACAGGTACAACCTCGAGTGTTTTGTCCGTGGAAGAAGTTTGCTCTGCTGAGAAAGAAATATTCAAGCACGTGCAGAGAAGTGTGTTCCCAGAAGTCATTAAGGCCTTACAGCAATTAGACCAATCCCATCCCCCCCGTGAAGTAAACTCTAAGCTAAAGAATTCCACGATCCCAAGCTCTATGCGAAAACTTCACCCACAATTGGATGACAGTGGAATTCTCCGTGTAGGAGGAAGACTAGAAAATGCACAAGTTAACTATGAAATCAAGCATCCAATCATTATGCCCTACCGCCATCGTGTTACAGAGCTGATTATTCTCCAGCATCATCAACAAGTCGGTCATCTTGGCCAAGAATACGTCCTGTCCAGTCTGCGTCAACTTTATTGGATAATCAAGGGACGTTCAGCAGTGCGCCGAGTGATACGCGATTGTTTCCTTTGCAAGAAACTTGGTGCTATCAAAGGCGAGCAGTTGATGGCAAACTTGCCGAAGGAATGA